The nucleotide sequence GGCTATGCGTAGAGTCGCATGCCCGCTGCGGTTCAATTCGTCTCCGTGTCAATGGTGCCGTATCGGGTAAGCACAGTCGCCTTGCCGCGGATCTTGATGGCAGACGTATGATCGGTGAATTGGGCGATCATCACCTCGCCCTTATCCAGCTTCTCCGTGTGATGGAACCGCGTATCCTGACCGCGCGTGAGTCCGATCACATGGACGCCGTTGTCCATCGCTTTAATGACAATGTAATCGGCTTGATTCGCTTCCATGGCTATGCCTCCGCTCTGCTCGCGCTACTTGTATCCCGGCCGACGGACCGTTCTTCCTTTTATCATGCCGCGATTGCTCCGCCCTGTCAATCGGTCCGGACGCCGCGGCGGGGGTGTGCCTTTCGTTACGGAAGCAGGGAGCACCTTAATCAAGCGCTCCCTGCCTTTCGCTTTTGAATCGGAGTAGCGGGATTTGAACCCACGACCTCACCCACCCCAAGGGTGCGCGCTACCGGACTGCGCTATACCCCGGCTTGGCGCCGTTGATCCGCGCTTCATCGCGCTGGTCCTGGCTGCGTTTGTCCGTGCGCCGGACCAAACGCATCTCTGTTGTGCCGTCACCTATTATATACGCCGGGTGCCCGCCTTGCAACTTTAAGGACCGGTCACCGGCAGAAGGAACGTTTACGATTTACACCAACCATTCGTCCGGCCCATACGGATAATGAAGTGGAATTTTTAATGAGGAGGGGTTTCCCATGCAGGAGCAGTATGCGCCCCCGATGCAAGGACGGGGAGAATTTTTGAAAGTCGAAGAAGAAGATGATTGGGACTAAAGGACCGCCGCATCCCCATCCGTCAAAACGAAACGCCTCCCTTCGTTTTTAGCGAAGGGGAGGCGTTTTGTTTCTTGCGAGACGCGCTTCTCGCGTCCGAATCGGAGTAGCGGGATTTGAACCCACGACCTCACCCACCCCAAGGGTGCGCGCTACCGGACTGCGCTATACCCCGACGGCGTTCCAAGCGCCGGACACGGCGTTTGACCCGGTCCGCTTTTTGGCGACAAGTGCTATTATATATGGCTCCTCCTCAATTGTAAAGAGCTTGAGGAAATATTTTCGCATTTGGCACGAAGCGCGCGCCAACCGGGCGGGCAACAAACGAAGGGACATTCCCCGTACGCAGCCGGCGGTGGGAATGCCCCTTCGGTCCATCGAGAATATGTACGGTTGAATGGTCACCCGTATTATTTAATGATGTCGCGAAGCGCTTTGCCCGGACGGAATGCCGGAATTTTGCTCGCGGAAATTTCAATCTCCTCGCCCGTCTGCGGATTGCGACCTTTGCGGGCTTGGCGTTCGCGTACTTCAAAGTTACCGAAACCGACCAATTGGACTTTTTCGCCGTTTTGCAGCGCTTCCGCGATCGATTCAAATACGGCTTCCACCGCTTTTGTCGCATCCTTTTTGGACAGCTCGGCGGCTTCCGCCACTTTCGTGATCAGATCCGATTTGTTCATGCCCTTCACCTCCCCCCGAAGAGGTTCTTATCTTCATGTGTTAACGGATTGCCGGCAAAATATACGTCCCAAGGCGGAACAAGCTTATAGTAATACACCTTCGGCCCAATTACAATAGTTTTCCGGTCATAAAAATGAAGGAAACCGGCCTTCGGCCGGGACCGAAGGTCGGTTCTTCACCAGAGCGCTTATGGGATCAGAGAATGATGGCGATAAGACCTCCGGAGCCTTCGTTGATGATGCGGCCCAGCGTTTCCTGCAGTTTGTAGCGGGCGTTGTCCGGCATCATCGCCAGCTTGCCCTGGATGCCTTCGCGCACGATGGAATGCAGGGAACGTCCGAAAATATCCGATTCCCAGATCTTCAGCGGGTTCTCCTCGAAATCCTGCATCAAATACCGAACAAGCTCCTCGCTTTGCTTCTCGGTGCCGATGATCGGCGCGAACTCCGATTCGACGTCGACCCGGATCATATGAATGGACGGAGCGGTCGCTCTCAGCCTGACGCCGAACCGGGAGCCTTGGCGGATAAGCTCGGGTTCATCGAGACGCATGTCGGCGAGAGACGGAGGCGCGATGCCGTAACCCGTCGTCTTGACCATCTCCAGCGCTTCCTCGAACCGGTCGAATTCGCGTTTCGCGTAGGTGAGCTCCTGCATGAGCTGCAGCAGGTGATCCTTTCCGCGAATTTCAACGCCGACGACCTCCATCAGCACCTTGTCGTAAAGCTCGTCTGGGGCGTGCAGATCGATCTCGGCGACGCCTTGGCCCATATTCATGCCGGCCAACGCGGCCCGCTCGATAAAATCGTATTCGTTAAACGCGCCGACGACGCGATCGACATCCCTCAGCCGGCGAATATCCTTCACCGTATCGCGAACCGAACCCTCGAAGCTGGAACGGAGCCAGTGATTTTCCTCCAGCACCATAACCCAACTGGGCAGATTCACATTCACTTCGTGGACCGGGAATTCGTAGAGCACTTCGCGCATGACGCCGAGAATTTCGTCTTCGCCGGCGGTAGCAACGCTCATGGCGATGACGGGAATGTCGTATTTGGCGGCGAGGTCGCTGCGCAGCTCCTGCGTATCCTCGCTATGGGGACGCGTGGAGTTGATAATGACGACAAACGGCTTGCCGACTTCCTTCAGTTCGGCTACGACGCGCTCCTCCGCTTCCACATAAGCCTCGCGCGGAATTTCGGCGATCGTGCCGTCGGTCGTCACCAGCACGCCAAGCGTGGAATGCTCCTGGATAACCTTGCGCGTGCCGATCTCGGCCGCTTCCTGGAAAGGTATCGGCTCGTCGAACCACGGCGTGCTGATCATGCGCGGGCCGCTCTCGTCCTCGTAGCCCTTGGCGCCTTCGACGGCGTAGCCGACGCAGTCCACCAGCCGCACGTTGACGCTCAGCCCTTCCGCCACCTGGATCTGGATGGCGTTGTTCGGCACGAACTTCGGTTCCGTCGTCATAATGGTGCGGCCCGCCGCGCTCTGGGGCAGCTCGTCGGTCGCTCTCGCCCGATCGGCATCGCTGCGGATGTTCGGAAGCACCACGGACTCCATAAACCGCTTGATGAAGGTTGACTTGCCCGTGCGGACCGCGCCGACAACGCCCAGGTAGATGTCGCCTCCGGTTCGTTCAGCAATGTCCTTGAAAATATCCACTTTTTCCAATTGAAATCCCTCCTGAACGGTTTGTTGGTTGCGATAGCCGCATAGACGGGCTGCGGAGTTCCGCGGGCCGCGATGCGGTCGATACTCGTACAAGGTTTTGGACTGGTATCATGATATGCGCTTCATGGCCGGGTATTCCTGATTTTTGCAAAGCCTTCCCCTTTTTTCGGAACAACGTGCCGTCGCCTGCCTATCCCGCCGCGCTCTCACGCGTAAATATATATGTCCCGTTCTGCCCGGTTATGACCGCGGAGGACCCGGGTTTCTGGGAGCGGTGAGAATTTGCAAGGTCGAACGCGATTACGGATAGGAAGCAGGCCCGAATTGAATGGTCGGCTTGAAAAAAAAGAAGACACCCGAACCTCGGGGATTCGGGTGTCGACCGGCTTATTCCATATAGGGGCGCGGTTCGCCGGATACGAGCCGGTACGGGAAAGAGGCCGCCGGCGCGTAAGGCGTTTCCTCGACCAGCAAGTCGAGCAAGTTCTTATCGGGCGGCGGCGTTTTTCCGCTTTTCCGCAAGTGCAGCGCCAGATCCGGACCGTAGTCGATGCCGACACGTCCGGATTGATGAAGGATAAGCTGCAGTGAATGTCCGCTGTACGCGCTCATCAGCTTTTCTTCGCTGATGCCCAATTGCTTGTAGTTGATCGAATAGAAGCCCTCGGCTCCTTCCAACGGTTCGCCCAGCGGCAGTTGCCGGCGGCTGGCGTTGTATTCCGTCACCCGGGCCTGCACGTACTGAACCGTCTGATAAGCCAGCACGTCGATCAGCCGGACTTTTAAATCTTCCTCGGGATCGACCAGCACAAACACGCCGCGGCCTCCGTTCTCGTAGGCGATGCCGGGAATCGTCCCGAGAAAGCCGCGCTCCGTCAGCAGCTTGAAATCGACCGGATATTTCTCGTAAAGCGGCGTATCGGCGGGTTTGTTGCGAATCGGCAGCACGCCGGTCGCGTTTCGATACGATTCGACGGCGTTCTTTACGACCGTCAAGCTCTCCTGCGGGGTCATCTGGTTTTCCTTGCGCATTTCGTTCGGATACAGGCAACCGCTTGTCCCCAGCAGCAGCGCAAGCGCCATCGCCGCCCGCAAAATCTGTCGCTTCATGGCCACTCCTCTTCTTCCTTCCGTTTCGCAAGTTGAGCCCTGACCGCCGCCTTCAGCGGATCTTCGGGAACGATCACGACGGCGTCTCCCAGGATGCGGGTCTGGCAGGACAGGCGCTGTCCCGCGCGCGATCCTTCCCCCAGCTTGCGGCGCTCCGCGTCCGTCCGGCCGGACACTTCGCTGCCTTCCGCGATCTCAACCTTGCACATCAGGCAGCCCGCCACACCGCCGCAGCGCGTGCGAATAGGAACTCTGGCCCTTTGGGCCGTCTCCAGGACCGTCATGCCGATCTTGGCCTCCGTCCGGACGCCCTGCGGTTCGAACGTGACGGAGGCGATCCCTCTTGGCTTGCTCATCTTAAAAATACGGCTTCCATCTTGCGACGACAGGCCCGTCCGATTTCACGACAGCCTGGCACCCCAAGCGGAATCCCCGTTCCATTTCGTCTTCGTCGAGGCGGTCCCATTCCTCGTCCGTAATGTCGTGCAAATGCTCCATCCCGGATTCGATCAGGCAGCGGCATCTCGCGCATGTGCCCCGCCTGCAGGAAGAGCCCCAGTCGACGCCGTGGCGCAGGGCCAGCTCCAGCAGCGTCTCTCCGGGCTCGCTTGCCACTTCTCTGGTCACCGCTCTTCCGATCAACGTGACAGCCATCCCGTATCCTCCGTCCCTGTTTCAAAGTAGCGATATAAGCATGGTCAGCACGGCGTAAATAAGCGCGATCACCGCCAAGGCCGAGAGCGCGAAGCGCACGATGCCGCGAGTCTTGGCGCGCGCGAACGAGATTAAGAAGGTGGCGACAGCCATGAGGCCGATCGAGATTAAAGAAAACCACATTTTGTCGAGCGAACTGATCTGATCCATTCCCATCTCCGCTTTCCGATGCAAATCATGTACAGACGTAAACCTCTACAATTATACCTTATCCTACAGCCGTCTGAAAAGCAAAGAGCGGGTTTGCCCGCTCCCCGCCAGACGCGTGGAGAGAGGCAAACCCGCCGCTCATTTTTTGTTGCTCATCATCTGCATCAATTTGACCAGATCCGCTCCGCCGCCGGTCGCTTTAACGGCCTTGACGATATCGTTCATCGTCGCTTCCGATACCGGAACCCCGACGGTTTGCGAGACTTGTTTGATAAGCTGGCGCAGCTGCGCCTCGTTTTGCGTCGTCGAAGGCTTGACGTTTTTGGCGAGATTTTGGATGTCCTTGGGGGAAATCGTTTTACCCAGCTTCTTGTTGACTTTGCCCAGTATATTTTTGGTGATGTCGCTCATTCCGAACCTCCTTTACCCATCCTTACGGTATTTTATGAGGTCGGGAGGCCGGTGGTGCTGACTAAGACCATGAACCCGAAGAACGGGCGACTTCCTCCATTTCATGCGTGCGGCCGCGCCCCATCAAATCCTCGACGGCGGCTTTCGGCGGCTTGCCGTTAAACAGAACTTCGTACAACTGCTCGGCGATGGGCATATGTACGCCGTATCGGGCGGCCAGCGACTTGGCTGCCCGCGTCGTTTTGACGCCTTCAACAACCATGTTCATCTCGCTGAGGACGTCGTCCAGCTTTTTCCCTTGCCCGATCCCGTAGCCGGCTCGCCAGTTGCGGCTGTGCCGGCTCGTGCACGTCACCACCAGGTCGCCGACGCCGGCAAGTCCCGCGAACGTCTGCGGCTGCGCTCCCATCGCCTGGCCGAGCCGGGAGATTTCGGCCAGCCCGCGGGTGAGCAAGGCCGCTTTGGCGTTGTCGCCGAATCCGAGCCCGTCCGACAATCCCGCCCCGAGCGCGATAATGTTTTTCAGCGCTCCGGCGACTTCGACTCCGACGACGTCCGGATTCGTATACACGCGGAAGGTCGAATTGATCAGCCAATCCTGCGCTTCCTCGGCGGCTTGCCGGGACCGGGAAGCGACGACGACCGTCGTTGGGCACCGCACGATCACTTCCTCCGCGTGGCTCGGGCCGGACAGCGCGACGAGACGGCGGGGATCGAACTGCGGCAGCTCCTCGGCGATCACGTCGGTCATCCGCTTGAGGGTTTCCGGTTCAAATCCTTTGGTGGCGTGAACAAGACATTCGTCGCCCGTAAGCAGCGGCTTGAGCCGGGAGGCCACCTCGCGCATGGCCGAAGACGGCGCGACGAGCAGCACGAAACCCGCGCCTTCCACGGCTTCGGCCAAACTGTCGGTAGCGCGGATGGACTCGTGCAGCCGAACGTTCGGCAAATAACGTTTGTTGACGCGTTCCCGGTTGATCTCCTCCGCCTGTTCGCGGCTTCGCGACCAGAGCGAGACGCGATGACCGTTGGCGGCCAGCACGGAAGCGAGAGCGGTTCCCCAGCTTCCAGCTACGAGTACTGCGGCTTTGGAGGACATGTCACGCCCTCCTTCCGAGTTTGTTTTCCGTTCCCTTGGCCAACTTCACAATGTTGCCGCGATGGCGGACAAAAGCAAAAACGGCGATGAGCAGACTGGCCCAAAACACTTCGATCGGCCGCCCCGTCGCGAGAATGGCGATAGGCAAAAGTCCGGTAAACAGGAGGGAGCCTAGCGAAACGTAGCGGGTGACGGCGATCGCCGCGATCGCCACGGCGCCGGACAGCGCCGCGGGGAGCAGGCCCAGGCTCGCGATGACGCCGATCGTCGTCGCGATACCTTTGCCGCCGCGGAAGCCGAAGTAGATCGGCCAGTTGTGACCGACGATCGCTGCCAGACCGGCCAGGACGGGCGTCCATTCGCCGCTGCCGAGCCATCGGGCGATCCAGACGGCCGCGATACCCTTGGCGATATCCAGCAGCAGCACGAGAATGCCCGGTCCTTTGCCGAGCACCCTCAGCGTATTCGTCGCGCCGGCGTTGCCGCTCCCGTGCTCGCGGATATCGATCCCCTTCACCAACTTGCCGTACAAATAGCTGAAACTGATCGCCCCCAGCAAATAGCCGACGACGATTGCAACAACAGTCATCACGCCACAGCTGCCTCCTATTCGATATCCGACTTGCGTCTCGCTAACAGACGCAGCGGTGTTCCTTCAAATTGAAACGCGGCCCGTAAGCGGTTCTCCAGATAGCGGGTATACGAGAAGTGCATCAGCTCGGGATCGTTGACGAACAGAACGATAGTCGGGGGTTTGACCGCCACCTGGGTGGCGTATTGAATTTTCAAGCGGCGGCCTTTGTCGGCCGGTGTCGCGTTGACGGCGACCGCGTCGCTGATGACGTCGTTCAGCACGGAAGTCGGGATGCGCTGCGCGTGTTGTTCCGCGACATGCTGAACGATCGGCAGCAGCTTATGCAGCCTCTGCTTCGTCTTCGCCGAGACGAATGCGACCGGCGCGTACGACATGAACTGAAACTGGTCGCGAATCTCGTTCGTGAAGCGCTGCATCGTCTTGTCATCTTTCTCCACGGCATCCCACTTGTTGACGACGATAACCGCGGCTTTGCCCGCTTCGTGGGCGTAGCCGGCGATATGCTTGTCCTGTTCGACAATGCCCTGCTCGCCGTTGAGAACGATCAAGGCGACGTCGCACCGTTCGATCGCCTGCATGGCGCGCATGACGCTGTATTTCTCCGTCGATTCGTACACTTTGCCCCGCTTGCGCATACCCGCCGTATCGATGATGACGTAACGCTGCCCGTCCCGCTCGAACGGCGTGTCGATCGCGTCCCTCGTCGTTCCGGCGATATCGCTGACGATTACGCGTTCTTCCCCGAGAATCGCGTTCACGAGCGAGGATTTGCCGACGTTCGGCCGGCCGATCAGGGCGATTTTGATCACATCGTCGTCGTACTGCTCTTCTTCCTTCTCCGGGAACTTCTTGACGATCGCTTCCATCAGGTCGCCGATGCCGATGCCGTGCGCACCCGACAGCGGGATCGGATCGCCCAGCCCGAGGTTGTAGAACTCGTAGATGTCCTCGCGCCGCTTCAGATTGTCCACTTTGTTGACGGCCAGAATAATCGGTTTGTCCGTCCGGCGGTACAGCAGCTCGGCGACTTCCTGGTCGGCTGTCGTCACTCCGGCTTTGGCGTCGGTCATAAAGACGATCACATCCGCCTCGTCCATCGCCAGCTCCGCCTGCACGCGGATCGAACGGAGAATTTCATCCTCGCCGTCCACTTCGATTCCTCCGGTGTCGATCACGTGAAACGACTTGTCCAGCCACTCCGCCGTACCGTAGATCCGGTCGCGGGTGACGCCCGGCTTGTCCTCGACGATGGCCAGACGCTCTCCGATCATCCGGTTAAAAATCGTCGACTTGCCGACGTTCGGCCGGCCGACAATGGCCACTACTGGTTTTGCCATGCTAGTTGACACGCTCCAATCCTATCATGAATGCCGCCCGGGCGCTTTCTCTCACACATGCCCGTCCGGTTGGCCGAATCGTTTGTTCCAGCGCGTACGCAGTTTGCGGCAGACGCCTGCCGCTCGAAGCGCCAGCGCGCATCCGACCCGGCTGACGCAGACCGCCGCCAGCCAGGCGTCCGCGAATGCGGCCCTGCCGAAAGAGGCGCCCGCGCCCGTATGGACCGCAGCCGCCAAATCCGAGACCGCCAAGGCCCCCGATAAAGCGCCCACCTGAACAAGGGCCGGCTTGCCGGCCCACCCGACGGACAACAACGCGGCCGCCAGCGCCGGGTCGAGCCGCCCGCCCCATATGGCCCACATCGGCTCCAACGTCAAGTATAGCCGGAGCAAATAGACGAGGCATGCGATCAGCAGCGCAGGAACCGCCATTCGAACGCAGCCGCCCCAGCCGTCCCGTCCGCCCGCGAGTGCCCACAGCGCCAGCAGCAGCGCAAAAATGCCCGGCCCGCCCATGCGGATGCCTTCAACCGTCAAGTGAAGGGGGGCGAAAACCGCTGCGCAAGCCGCGACGGCCGCCAGCGTACGGGTCCGGACCTCGGGCAGCAAGACGTCCTTCCAACCGCTGGCCAGAAGGACGAGCCCTATCAACATTACGATTCCGGTTAAAATGCCGTCGTTCATGGGATCACCCGCACTCTCTTTCTCGCGCAGGTATAGTATCCCTATTCGGTTTGGAATTAATCGCCCGACGGCCGCGCCCGGCCGGTCTCGGTCCATTGCCGCCGCGCGTATGTGCGGATGTCGATCCCCCGGAGCTCGCACCATTCCGCCGATTCTCCGCTCACGACCAACGGGACGTTCCACAGCTCTTCGATCGAGGCGGCTCCGAGCGCCGTCATCACCAGACGCAGCTCCTCGTGAATCCGCCGCAAATAATCGATCAAAGCGGCGGTCCCCTCCGTCTGCAGCACGCGCAGGGCAGCTCCCGCGATTCCGGCGGCGCTCGCTCCCAGAGCAAGCGCTTTGGCGCATTCGAGACCGTTGCGAATGCCGCCGGAAGCGATTACCCGACCGCGCGGCCAGACGCTGAGCGATTCCAACAGCGCGATGGCGGTCGGATTGCCCCAATCGTTCAGCCATTCGTAGGCTTGCGGGCGGCGAGCATTCTCGATGGCGGCGAAGTTCGTCCCGCCCGTCCCGCCGACGTCGATCGCCGCGATCGGCAGGCGGATCAGCTTGGCCGCGCTTTCCCGCATAATGCCGAAGCCGACCTCCTTGACGATGACGGGCACGGGGACGTTGGACGCGATGTCCGCGATCCGTTCCAGCGCGCCTTTAAACGAGCGGTCGCCCTCCGGCATGATTAATTCCTGCATGACGTTCAAGTGAATCTGAAGCGCGTTCGCCCCAATCATCTCGACCGCCCGCAACGCTTGCTCCACCGTCGCTTCGCTGCCCAGGTTGCCGATCAGAATGCCGTCCGGATTGACGCTCCGGACCACCCGGTAGCTTGAAGCGACCTCGGGATTTTTGATCGCGGA is from Paenibacillus thermoaerophilus and encodes:
- the mtrB gene encoding trp RNA-binding attenuation protein MtrB, with translation MEANQADYIVIKAMDNGVHVIGLTRGQDTRFHHTEKLDKGEVMIAQFTDHTSAIKIRGKATVLTRYGTIDTETN
- a CDS encoding HU family DNA-binding protein — translated: MNKSDLITKVAEAAELSKKDATKAVEAVFESIAEALQNGEKVQLVGFGNFEVRERQARKGRNPQTGEEIEISASKIPAFRPGKALRDIIK
- the spoIVA gene encoding stage IV sporulation protein A, whose product is MEKVDIFKDIAERTGGDIYLGVVGAVRTGKSTFIKRFMESVVLPNIRSDADRARATDELPQSAAGRTIMTTEPKFVPNNAIQIQVAEGLSVNVRLVDCVGYAVEGAKGYEDESGPRMISTPWFDEPIPFQEAAEIGTRKVIQEHSTLGVLVTTDGTIAEIPREAYVEAEERVVAELKEVGKPFVVIINSTRPHSEDTQELRSDLAAKYDIPVIAMSVATAGEDEILGVMREVLYEFPVHEVNVNLPSWVMVLEENHWLRSSFEGSVRDTVKDIRRLRDVDRVVGAFNEYDFIERAALAGMNMGQGVAEIDLHAPDELYDKVLMEVVGVEIRGKDHLLQLMQELTYAKREFDRFEEALEMVKTTGYGIAPPSLADMRLDEPELIRQGSRFGVRLRATAPSIHMIRVDVESEFAPIIGTEKQSEELVRYLMQDFEENPLKIWESDIFGRSLHSIVREGIQGKLAMMPDNARYKLQETLGRIINEGSGGLIAIIL
- a CDS encoding 2Fe-2S iron-sulfur cluster-binding protein, whose amino-acid sequence is MSKPRGIASVTFEPQGVRTEAKIGMTVLETAQRARVPIRTRCGGVAGCLMCKVEIAEGSEVSGRTDAERRKLGEGSRAGQRLSCQTRILGDAVVIVPEDPLKAAVRAQLAKRKEEEEWP
- a CDS encoding 2Fe-2S iron-sulfur cluster-binding protein; protein product: MAVTLIGRAVTREVASEPGETLLELALRHGVDWGSSCRRGTCARCRCLIESGMEHLHDITDEEWDRLDEDEMERGFRLGCQAVVKSDGPVVARWKPYF
- a CDS encoding DUF2768 family protein translates to MDQISSLDKMWFSLISIGLMAVATFLISFARAKTRGIVRFALSALAVIALIYAVLTMLISLL
- a CDS encoding stage VI sporulation protein F — translated: MSDITKNILGKVNKKLGKTISPKDIQNLAKNVKPSTTQNEAQLRQLIKQVSQTVGVPVSEATMNDIVKAVKATGGGADLVKLMQMMSNKK
- a CDS encoding NAD(P)H-dependent glycerol-3-phosphate dehydrogenase; translation: MSSKAAVLVAGSWGTALASVLAANGHRVSLWSRSREQAEEINRERVNKRYLPNVRLHESIRATDSLAEAVEGAGFVLLVAPSSAMREVASRLKPLLTGDECLVHATKGFEPETLKRMTDVIAEELPQFDPRRLVALSGPSHAEEVIVRCPTTVVVASRSRQAAEEAQDWLINSTFRVYTNPDVVGVEVAGALKNIIALGAGLSDGLGFGDNAKAALLTRGLAEISRLGQAMGAQPQTFAGLAGVGDLVVTCTSRHSRNWRAGYGIGQGKKLDDVLSEMNMVVEGVKTTRAAKSLAARYGVHMPIAEQLYEVLFNGKPPKAAVEDLMGRGRTHEMEEVARSSGSWS
- the plsY gene encoding glycerol-3-phosphate 1-O-acyltransferase PlsY, with translation MTVVAIVVGYLLGAISFSYLYGKLVKGIDIREHGSGNAGATNTLRVLGKGPGILVLLLDIAKGIAAVWIARWLGSGEWTPVLAGLAAIVGHNWPIYFGFRGGKGIATTIGVIASLGLLPAALSGAVAIAAIAVTRYVSLGSLLFTGLLPIAILATGRPIEVFWASLLIAVFAFVRHRGNIVKLAKGTENKLGRRA
- the der gene encoding ribosome biogenesis GTPase Der — its product is MAKPVVAIVGRPNVGKSTIFNRMIGERLAIVEDKPGVTRDRIYGTAEWLDKSFHVIDTGGIEVDGEDEILRSIRVQAELAMDEADVIVFMTDAKAGVTTADQEVAELLYRRTDKPIILAVNKVDNLKRREDIYEFYNLGLGDPIPLSGAHGIGIGDLMEAIVKKFPEKEEEQYDDDVIKIALIGRPNVGKSSLVNAILGEERVIVSDIAGTTRDAIDTPFERDGQRYVIIDTAGMRKRGKVYESTEKYSVMRAMQAIERCDVALIVLNGEQGIVEQDKHIAGYAHEAGKAAVIVVNKWDAVEKDDKTMQRFTNEIRDQFQFMSYAPVAFVSAKTKQRLHKLLPIVQHVAEQHAQRIPTSVLNDVISDAVAVNATPADKGRRLKIQYATQVAVKPPTIVLFVNDPELMHFSYTRYLENRLRAAFQFEGTPLRLLARRKSDIE
- the fni gene encoding type 2 isopentenyl-diphosphate Delta-isomerase; the encoded protein is MRMSRKMEHVEHALRIGQVGNQGLADIKFVHNCLPDASVDDIHLHTAIGDLDLSSPILINAMTGGADETRSINRELAVAARECGLAMAVGSQMSAIKNPEVASSYRVVRSVNPDGILIGNLGSEATVEQALRAVEMIGANALQIHLNVMQELIMPEGDRSFKGALERIADIASNVPVPVIVKEVGFGIMRESAAKLIRLPIAAIDVGGTGGTNFAAIENARRPQAYEWLNDWGNPTAIALLESLSVWPRGRVIASGGIRNGLECAKALALGASAAGIAGAALRVLQTEGTAALIDYLRRIHEELRLVMTALGAASIEELWNVPLVVSGESAEWCELRGIDIRTYARRQWTETGRARPSGD